Part of the bacterium genome is shown below.
GATGTCGTCGGCTATGCCGCCTCACCGTTGCATGCCGTCCGCCGCATTTTTTCAATCTGGTCCGACTTCGACATCCTCCAACAGCACGCTCTCACTCTCGGCAAAGAAAACGCCAAGCTTCGCGACGCGCTGATTGAGAATGAACGCCTGCGCGCGCTTCTCGAGTATCGTCAACGCAGCGATTACACGACTGTTCCCGCTTCCACCATCAGCGCTGTCGGTCCGGCGCTCGGCGGTCAGTTTCGCTTGGACCGCGGCCGCACTTCAGGTATAGAGCTTAACGCCGCCGTCATTACCCCCCTCGGTTTGGTCGGAAAGACCATTGAAGTCACCGACCACACCACGCTCGTGCAAACTCTGATTGGAAACAGCTACGGCGTTGCCGTCTTGCTGGAACGCACGCGCATGCGCGGCATTCTGCGCTGGACAGGCCCCGATCAGTTCACTCTATCCGGTTTGCCGCAAGGTGTTGACGTCAAATCCGGCGATCTCGTCCTGACTTCCGGTTATGGTTCCGTTTTTCCCAAGGACATTCGCGTAGGCGTCATAACCGACGACCCTTCCGAACTCTCTATATATGGAGAGACTTGGCGTGTCCAGCCTTTTGTGGATTTCCGCACCGTAGAAGATGTCTTCATCGTGACTGGCACTGACTGGCCCGATCCATACGCCGGGCAAAACGATCCGCAGATTGAGGCACAGCCATGAGCCCCAAACTGCTGATCACCGCGCTTAGTCTGTTGATACTACAAGCCGGCCTGGGGCCGCTGCTTACCATCGGTTACGCCAGACCGTCATTCTTGCTCCCGTTCGCGGTCTTCGTCGGTTTGACGCTCGGCCCGCTCTGGGGCAGCGTAGCAGGCTTCCTGCTCGGACTTGCGATTGACGCCCTCGGCGGCCTGCCGTTGGGAATGTCCGCACTCGCCATGTGCATCGCCGGCTTCTTCTCCGCTAAACTCGCTGCCGACGCGCCGGTCCGCCTGTGGTGGCCGTGGACCGTTATGGTTCTGCTCTTTGCCTTCGTGCTCGAAGTCCTGCGGATGCTTCTGCTCGCGCGAGCGAATCAACTGCCGTTCCTGGGCCTCTTGCTCTGGAGCGGAATCCCGTCGGCACTCTGGACCACCGCTCTGGCCGTACTGTGGTTCCTGTCGCCCTTGCATAAGAGTGAAGGCGCGGCGCGATGAGTCAGCGCAACGAGATCCTCCGCGATGCCAGCTTCATCGCAGTCGGTCTGCTTGTCTTCGCAGTCCTGATCTACCGCTTGGTACAACTGCAAGTTGTGCAAGGCCCCGAGTATCGCGCGAAATCGGAAGACAATCGCATTCG
Proteins encoded:
- a CDS encoding rod shape-determining protein MreC gives rise to the protein MRNRRSGGTLEWTAFLICAAISVVLLLTSPKPGARELKDTASDVVGYAASPLHAVRRIFSIWSDFDILQQHALTLGKENAKLRDALIENERLRALLEYRQRSDYTTVPASTISAVGPALGGQFRLDRGRTSGIELNAAVITPLGLVGKTIEVTDHTTLVQTLIGNSYGVAVLLERTRMRGILRWTGPDQFTLSGLPQGVDVKSGDLVLTSGYGSVFPKDIRVGVITDDPSELSIYGETWRVQPFVDFRTVEDVFIVTGTDWPDPYAGQNDPQIEAQP
- the mreD gene encoding rod shape-determining protein MreD, with the translated sequence MSPKLLITALSLLILQAGLGPLLTIGYARPSFLLPFAVFVGLTLGPLWGSVAGFLLGLAIDALGGLPLGMSALAMCIAGFFSAKLAADAPVRLWWPWTVMVLLFAFVLEVLRMLLLARANQLPFLGLLLWSGIPSALWTTALAVLWFLSPLHKSEGAAR